One genomic window of Lytechinus variegatus isolate NC3 chromosome 1, Lvar_3.0, whole genome shotgun sequence includes the following:
- the LOC121431285 gene encoding adhesion G-protein coupled receptor G6-like yields MTKHTNNCFLSHYSFTVSRVAPFAADNHGREFVFAIPPNYIADLNRPTVGIMVMAASANITSVTVTVPLRNVGFNFSLEPGSAPYDLVLSPDLAGTTGEARITNTTVVVRSDYDVSVSAYNYKAYTMAMFAVIPTKHMGKEYFIATVTQPSGGVVLMSAFDEPTEVSITLTGSVGFDGQWYSPGSVLVYVLKPYETFQLEPLRDDIIGTRITANTSITVTSGGLCSFVPNNNGRCDQIAEQLISFDRWGYSFLLSPFVNRLSGYQYQIVAGRDNTRISLGSHEIVLNMGEHYLGGVTSQIMTSVSASNPVMVMQYSKGTTTDLKQGDPAMLLVTPWEQYVSHVEFPVLDLPAAGISTVYVGVISECNISQNIEFGNYKYTEVPWIIEYDYVTSDNRQICNRWATVEGGSHVFESVSAEETLFTVIVYGVGERLGYLYNAGLSMHPITCIDLSPTQPHQAVEVPCSSLRRRTCPWERTESFYGPLIWSEATENTIVPSDVVCPFNTLRAGQPVAERTCHGNRRKDAYWGEVSVQECGERTAEIQPTDLAKIVVDEANVALVSAVLEEVIGNISTADDEMVGAISKTLENIVAVASPSPEVTTNVVNAVGSLISSLKDSESSSPELAASSSSVVTSVEKQVSLTLQDRDEFMLSAENMIVQAATFDNVAMGNGIEFDGGGEADSMASIRLPSSIFKQAGPSGEGIQSIGTKVRFITFNGDSLFRSVNGSQTSGSVISAAIENMDVQGLTEPVIITFNARDSVGGNNTLNQSRCVYWDFDLRNGVGDWSDAGCNLTDVRGDFVTCSCNHLTNFAVLVDISGQHEVKKDQFYFALDLLSKIGCAVSIASLVLTIIVFLVFKRLRNSRPRRILIHFCVSMLCLYLVFLFGIDFAADIDIACVTVGALLHYFMLATVLWMGVEALNMYVMIVRVFDEEGPCFLTKACVIAWGGPLVAVGVTLGLRMEDYLHKSYCFLTPGLSFYLGLLLPVGLTISFNFIMFFVVIRRLWTANLGGNVPLEKEDKTARYRQLRTRLLNAFSISVLLGLTWVFGFLAIEDATYVFQLIFCVTNSLQGLMVFILFCARQDDVRKSIKPHYSRITGMLPLTGRPSTMTNYSLTSRSPGESDEHGRNPLRTAPLSAGSYTRKMASSSTDEVRMISNSDHISEFHD; encoded by the exons ATGACAAAGCATACTAACAattgttttctttctcattaCTCTTTCACAGTTTCACGTGTAGCACCATTTGCAGCAGACAACCACGGCAGAGAATTTGTGTTTGCAATACCACCAAATTACATTGCTGATCTGAATCGACCTACTGTTGGCATAATGGTAATGGCCGCTTCAGCCAACATCACTTCCGTTACGGTCACAGTGCCCTTGAGGAATGTGGGTTTCAACTTTTCCCTGGAACCTGGATCTGCACCGTATGACCTTGTGCTCTCTCCCGACCTTGCCGGCACAACTGGTGAAGCAAGGATAACGAACACTACAGTTGTAGTGAGATCTGACTATGATGTCTCGGTATCAGCTTACAATTACAAAGCTTACACCATGGCGATGTTCGCTGTGATACCCACCAAGCATATGGGAAAGGAATACTTTATCGCAACTGTAACTCAACCAAGTGGGGGCGTTGTTTTGATGTCAGCATTTGACGAACCCACAGAGGTTTCTATAACACTAACTGGTAGTGTTGGATTTGATGGCCAATGGTATTCTCCTGGAAGTGTACTTGTGTATGTCTTGAAGCCATATGAAACATTCCAACTTGAACCCCTGCGTGACGATATCATCGGAACAAGGATAACCGCTAATACATCGATTACGGTGACCAGTGGGGGTCTTTGTTCATTCGTGCCAAATAACAATGGCCGTTGCGACCAAATTGCTGAACAGCTAATTTCCTTTGACCGCTGGGGATACTCATTTCTGCTGAGCCCGTTCGTCAATCGGCTGTCCGGATACCAATACCAAATCGTTGCGGGGAGGGACAATACAAGAATATCTCTTGGGTCTCACGAAATAGTTCTGAACATGGGAGAGCATTATCTAGGGGGAGTTACCAGTCAGATCATGACTTCGGTATCAGCATCCAACCCGGTGATGGTGATGCAATACTCAAAAGGGACGACCACAGACCTAAAGCAGGGTGATCCAGCGATGCTCTTAGTCACCCCTTGGGAGCAGTATGTGTCACATGTGGAATTTCCTGTATTGGACCTCCCCGCAGCAGGGATATCTACTGTATATGTCGGTGTGATATCCGAATGCAATATATCTCAGAACATAGAGTTTGGCAACTACAAATATACTGAG GTCCCATGGATCATCGAGTACGATTACGTAACAAGTGACAACCGACAGATCTGCAATCGTTGGGCAACCGTAGAGGGCGGTAGTCATGTATTTGAAAGTGTTTCAGCAGAGGAGACATTATTCACTGTTATCGTTTACGGAGTTGGGGAACGCTTAGGTTACCTGTACAATGCCGGGCTTAGTATGCATCCAATAACATGCATCGATCTGAGTCCTACACAACCTCACCAGGCTGTTGAAGTACCGTGTTCAAGTCTGCGCAGAA GGACATGTCCTTGGGAAAGAACTGAGTCATTTTATGGTCCGCTAATATGGAGTGAAGCCACCGAGAATACCATAGTTCCATCAGATGTTGTGTGTCCATTCAACACTCTTAGAG ctgGCCAACCTGTAGCAGAAAGAACTTGCCATGGTAACCGTAGAAAGGATGCCTATTGGGGAGAAGTGAGTGTACAAGAGTGTGGAGAACGCACAGCTGAGATACAACCGACAGACCTTGCAAAG ATCGTAGTCGATGAGGCTAACGTAGCATTGGTCAGTGCCGTCTTGGAGGAAGTCATCGGTAACATCAGCACTGCTGATGACGAAATGGTTGGTGCTATTTCCAAGACGCTGGAGAACATCGTCGCTGTGGCTTCTCCATCACCTGAG GTTACCACAAACGTGGTCAATGCAGTGGGTAGCCTGATCAGTTCTCTCAAAGACTCTGAGTCCAGTAGTCCAGAGCTGGCCGCATCTTCCTCCAGCGTGGTGACTTCAGTCGAAAAACAAGTGTCTCTAACCCTGCAAGATCGTGATGAGTTCATGCTGTCGGCAGAGAATATGATCGTCCAGGCGGCAACATTTGATAATGTTGCCATGGGGAATGGGATCGAGTTTGACGGTGGAGGTGAAGCGGATTCAATGGCTTCTATTCGGCTGCCTTCTTCCATCTTCAAGCAAGCGGGGCCAAGTGGTGAAGGTATTCAGAGCATAG GGACCAAGGTTCGGTTCATAACTTTCAACGGAGACTCACTCTTTAGATCGGTCAATGGATCGCAGACGAGTGGCAGCGTCATATCAGCAGCAATTGAAAATATGGATGTACAGGGCCTTACTGAACCAGTGATTATCACATTCAATGCACGTGAT tccGTTGGAGGAAACAATACTTTGAACCAATCACGGTGCGTCTACTGGGATTTCGATTTAAGAAACGGTGTTGGTGATTGGTCAGACGCAGGATGCAATCTGACTGACGTCAGAGGAGATTTTGTTACCTGTTCGTGTAATCATTTAACCAACTTTGCTGTTTTGGTG gaTATATCTGGCCAGCATGAAGTTAAAAAGGATCAGTTTTACTTCGCTCTAGATCTCCTCAGTAAGATCGGGTGTGCAGTATCAATCGCATCACTTGTACTGACTATCATAGTTTTCCTAGTTTTCAA ACGTCTACGAAATAGCCGACCTCGTCGAATCCTTATCCATTTCTGCGTGTCTATGCTCTGTCTCTACCTTGTTTTCCTCTTTGGTATCGACTTCGCAGCCGACATTGACATCGCCTGCGTGACCGTGGGGGCACTTCTCCACTACTTCATGCTAGCAACCGTGTTGTGGATGGGCGTAGAGGCACTCAACATGTACGTGATGATCGTACGTGTATTCGACGAAGAAGGCCCATGTTTCCTTACCAAGGCTTGTGTGATAGCTTGGG gTGGTCCATTGGTTGCAGTTGGGGTTACCCTTGGGCTTCGAATGGAAGACTATCTTCATAAATCATA TTGTTTCCTAACCCCTGGACTGAGTTTCTACCTGGGGCTCCTTCTTCCTGTTGGGCTCACCATATCTTTCAACTTCATCATGTTCTTTGTTGTCATTCGACGGTTATGGACTGCCAACCTTGGTGGCAATGTTCCGTTGGAGAAAGAGGATAAAACGGCCCGTTATCGTCAACTCCGCACCAGATTGCTGAACGCTTTCTCAATATCGGTGCTACTCGGGCTAACCTGGGTGTTTGGGTTCTTGGCAATAGAAGATGCTACATATGTTTTCCAGCTTATCTTCTGTGTCACAAACTCATTACAAG GTCTCATGGTCTTCATACTTTTCTGTGCGCGGCAGGATGATGTccgaaaatcaataaaaccgcACTACAGTCGGATTACCGGCATGCTCCCACTGACTGGCCGACCAAGCACGATGACCAATTACTCACTGACCAGCCGCTCCCCGGGCGAGAGCGATGAACATGGAAGAAATCCGCTACGAACAGCGCCACTATCAGCTGGATCATATACTCGCAAAATGGCGTCATCGTCAACTGATGAAGTTAGGATGATCTCCAATAGTGATCACATCAGTGAGTTCCACGATTAG